One stretch of Clostridium sp. Marseille-P299 DNA includes these proteins:
- the murB gene encoding UDP-N-acetylmuramate dehydrogenase, protein MEDKNYLNQFYDELKKIKGIEITIDEPLRNHTTFRIGGPADYFVSTSDVQIIKNVILLANQYKVPYFILGNGSDLLFSDAGYRGVVIKIQESKDDVQFVEKDNMVYVTGSAGILLSKFAMIIAEKSLTGFEFAAGIPGSLGGAIFMNAGAYGGEMKDCIVCATVLTKDGEIKTLSKEELQLSYRHSIIQEEHYIVMDVTFAFEYGNKEEIIDKINDLNQRRKDKQPLEYPSAGSTFKRPEGYFAGKLIMDAGLRGYRVGDAMVSEKHCGFVINVGNATADDVKQLIQDVIRIVKEKFGVTLEPEVRIIN, encoded by the coding sequence ATGGAAGATAAGAATTATCTAAATCAATTCTATGATGAATTGAAGAAAATTAAAGGAATAGAAATAACAATTGATGAGCCATTACGAAATCATACGACTTTTCGAATTGGTGGACCAGCAGATTATTTTGTGAGTACCTCCGATGTTCAAATAATTAAGAATGTTATTCTATTAGCAAATCAGTATAAAGTTCCATACTTTATTCTTGGAAATGGTAGTGATTTATTATTTTCAGATGCTGGGTATCGTGGCGTTGTAATTAAGATACAAGAAAGTAAGGATGACGTTCAATTTGTAGAAAAAGATAATATGGTTTATGTAACTGGTTCTGCAGGAATCCTTCTTTCAAAATTTGCAATGATAATTGCAGAAAAAAGTCTGACTGGTTTTGAATTTGCAGCAGGAATACCAGGAAGCCTTGGTGGAGCAATTTTTATGAATGCTGGAGCTTATGGTGGCGAAATGAAGGATTGCATCGTTTGTGCAACGGTGTTAACCAAAGATGGTGAAATAAAAACTCTTTCAAAAGAAGAGTTACAATTATCATATCGCCATAGCATAATCCAAGAAGAGCACTATATTGTTATGGATGTCACATTCGCATTTGAATATGGCAACAAAGAAGAAATTATAGATAAAATCAATGACTTAAATCAGCGTAGAAAAGACAAGCAACCTCTTGAGTATCCAAGTGCAGGAAGTACATTTAAACGTCCAGAAGGGTATTTTGCAGGAAAATTAATTATGGATGCTGGACTTCGTGGATACCGTGTTGGAGATGCTATGGTATCTGAAAAACATTGTGGATTTGTCATTAATGTTGGAAATGCTACTGCAGATGATGTTAAGCAATTGATACAGGATGTAATACGAATTGTAAAAGAGAAATTTGGTGTTACGTTAGAGCCTGAAGTACGAATTATCAATTAA